Proteins encoded together in one Sphaeramia orbicularis unplaced genomic scaffold, fSphaOr1.1, whole genome shotgun sequence window:
- the LOC115416148 gene encoding ceramide glucosyltransferase — translation MAVLDVAMQGLAVFGFLLFSVLWLMHLMSIIYVRLHLHKKRSEVKASFVQLAGVSLLKPLKGVDPNLISNLETFFTLDYPKYEILLCVQDQDDPAVDVCKKLLGKYPNVDARLFIGGKKVGINPKINNLMPGYEGAKYSLVWICDSGIRVKPDTLTDLANQMTEKVGLVHGLPYVADRQGFAATLEQVYFGTSHPRSYISANVTGIKCVTGMSCLMRKDVLDQAGGLVAFAQYIAEDYFMAKAIADRGWKFSMATQVALQNSGSYSIGQFQSRMIRWTKLRINMLPATVLEPVSECFLASLIIGWAAHHVFRWDMMVFFMCHCLAWFISDYIQLTGVQGGPLCFSKLDFAVAWFIRESMAVQIFLSALWDPTISWRTGRYRLRCGGTAEEILDV, via the exons ATGGCGGTCCTGGATGTGGCCATGCAGGGCCTGGCGGTGTTCGGCTTCCTGCTGTTCTCCGTCCTGTGGCTGATGCACCTCATGTCCATCATCTATGT GCGTCTTCACCTCCATAagaagaggtcagaggtcaaagcgTCGTTCGTTCAGTTGGCTGGCGTTTCTCTGTTGAAGCCTCTGAAGGGCGTCGACCCCAACCTCATCTCCAACCTGGAGACCTTCTTCACCCTCGACTACCCCAAG TATGAGATCCTGCTCTGCGTCCAGGATCAGGACGATCCGGCTGTTGACGTCTGTAAAAAGCTTCTGGGTAAATACCCCAACGTGGACGCTCGGCTGTTCATCG GTGGGAAAAAAGTGGGGATCAACCCCAAGATCAACAACCTGATGCCGGGCTACGAAGGGGCCAAGTACAGTTTAGTGTGGATCTGCGACAGCGGCATCCGAG TGAAACCCGACACCCTGACAGATCTGGCCAATCAGATGACGGAGAAGGTGGGATTGGTCCATGGTTTGCCGTATGTGGCCGATCGGCAGGGCTTTGCCGCCACACTGGAACAG GTGTACTTTGGGACGTCCCACCCTCGCTCCTACATCTCCGCTAACGTCACAGGGATCAAGTGTGTGACGGGGATGTCGTGTCTGATGAGGAAGGACGTGCTGGATCAGGCCGGCGGATTGGTGGCCTTCGCTCAGTACATCGCAGAGGATTATTTCATGGCCAAAGCCATCGCGGACag AGGGTGGAAGTTCTCCATGGCGACGCAGGTGGCTCTGCAGAACTCGGGCTCATATTCCATTGGCCAGTTCCAGTCCCGTATGATCAG ATGGACCAAGCTGAGGATCAACATGCTTCCTGCCACCGTTCTGGAGCCGGTGTCCGAGTGCTTCCTCGCCAGCCTCATCATCGGGTGGGCGGCCCATCACGTGTTCAG GTGGGACATGATGGTGTTCTTCATGTGTCACTGTTTGGCCTGGTTCATCTCTGACTACATTCAACTCACTGGAGTCCAG GGTGGACCCCTGTGCTTCTCCAAGCTGGACTTCGCCGTGGCCTGGTTCATCAGGGAGTCCATGGCGGTCCAGATCTTCCTGTCGGCGCTCTGGGACCCGACCATCAGCTGGAGAACCGGGCGGTACCGGCTGCGCTGCGGTGGCACGGCGGAGGAGATCCTGGACGTGTAG